One region of Nitrosopumilaceae archaeon genomic DNA includes:
- a CDS encoding methyl-accepting chemotaxis protein, with the protein MNRLKTATILFFFLILITNLSMVQAFALQMSTDKQVYSDGQPLLVYGTALPNEPLIIRLFAPDGTIAKFDQITADNNGGFDHILIRWPNATTNFAYGTYSVEAIATAEKGTSQKIDVKFVQSSSTISVPASVIQGTLDTLVFAPQTAAVNQPIRVFVQVTNDGLLVAGSASKLLGTSHVHLPDGTVVSLGDSFQTLHQGIYYVDYTPPEEGTYVFHITAFDQGSISQGSGVTVVLKQNIEGISNQIIKLNSVLDSTSQELDKLKSEIGSFGQVLNSSQQSVTQANQHINQSVSSMSISVSNLEAASGQFNSLFLPVVALIAIIIALQITILARRR; encoded by the coding sequence ATGAATAGGTTGAAAACAGCAACTATACTTTTCTTCTTTTTGATACTTATCACCAATTTATCTATGGTGCAAGCCTTTGCATTACAAATGTCCACTGATAAGCAGGTGTATTCAGATGGTCAACCTCTTTTGGTGTATGGAACAGCACTGCCAAATGAACCATTAATTATAAGACTTTTTGCTCCTGATGGTACGATTGCAAAATTTGATCAAATTACTGCAGATAACAACGGTGGTTTTGATCACATTCTAATACGATGGCCTAATGCCACTACAAATTTTGCATACGGTACATATTCTGTAGAAGCAATAGCAACTGCAGAAAAAGGCACCTCACAAAAAATCGATGTCAAATTTGTTCAATCATCATCAACCATATCTGTGCCAGCCTCAGTCATACAAGGAACTCTAGACACACTAGTCTTTGCACCACAAACAGCGGCAGTAAATCAACCCATTAGAGTATTTGTCCAAGTAACAAACGATGGACTTTTGGTTGCAGGTTCTGCATCAAAACTTCTGGGTACTTCGCATGTGCATCTGCCTGATGGTACAGTAGTAAGCCTAGGTGATTCATTCCAAACACTTCATCAGGGAATTTACTATGTTGATTATACACCGCCTGAGGAAGGAACCTATGTATTTCATATAACTGCCTTTGATCAAGGAAGTATCTCTCAAGGGTCTGGAGTTACAGTTGTACTCAAACAGAACATTGAGGGAATATCTAATCAAATAATAAAACTAAACTCTGTCTTGGATTCTACATCACAAGAACTAGATAAGCTAAAATCAGAAATTGGAAGTTTTGGTCAAGTATTAAACAGTAGTCAACAATCAGTAACTCAAGCAAACCAACACATAAACCAAAGTGTAAGTTCCATGTCCATATCTGTTAGCAATCTCGAGGCAGCGTCAGGACAATTTAATTCGTTGTTTCTTCCGGTTGTAGCATTGATAGCAATAATTATTGCATTGCAAATAACAATTCTTGCTAGGCGAAGATAA